One stretch of Vibrio kanaloae DNA includes these proteins:
- a CDS encoding restriction endonuclease, which produces MKQQNHDWYQFQEEICDHFLSLGAEAETNVTVVGVRTNHDVDVLVKTKFLGEDITWVIEAKCWKKRVSKNHVLALRTIVDDLGADRGFIVSKVGFQKGAMEAAENTNVKLKTFDELKSETKDMVEAEILKMYSKRLHLIEDRYWSHSKKVRIKYGLRQDLFDFSFKFVGQLLLSTARKAIMEAQKMSYPIDLETFLKEQQGTSVAHNFQQLQNWLNLNLNYFEEKLIDAEWAMYQNGDYEPNLRRTADDEVTASIMMAGGGVEMRMPKKDG; this is translated from the coding sequence ATGAAACAACAAAATCATGACTGGTATCAGTTTCAAGAAGAAATATGTGACCATTTTCTTTCATTAGGAGCAGAAGCTGAAACAAATGTTACTGTGGTTGGTGTTAGAACGAATCACGATGTTGATGTCTTAGTTAAAACTAAATTTTTAGGTGAGGATATTACTTGGGTAATTGAAGCCAAGTGTTGGAAAAAGCGTGTAAGCAAGAATCATGTTCTCGCATTGAGAACGATAGTAGATGATCTTGGTGCAGATAGAGGCTTCATTGTATCAAAAGTGGGCTTTCAGAAGGGGGCGATGGAAGCAGCTGAAAATACTAACGTTAAGTTAAAAACATTTGATGAACTTAAGTCTGAAACCAAAGACATGGTTGAAGCTGAAATATTAAAAATGTATAGCAAGAGGCTGCACTTAATAGAGGACCGATATTGGTCTCACTCCAAGAAAGTTCGCATTAAATATGGCTTGAGACAAGATCTGTTTGATTTTTCTTTCAAATTCGTAGGTCAACTTTTGCTGTCGACGGCTAGGAAAGCAATCATGGAAGCACAAAAGATGAGCTATCCAATTGATTTAGAGACTTTCCTTAAAGAGCAGCAAGGAACCTCTGTAGCACACAACTTTCAGCAGCTTCAAAACTGGCTCAATTTAAATCTAAATTACTTTGAAGAGAAGCTAATCGATGCTGAGTGGGCAATGTACCAAAACGGTGATTATGAGCCTAACCTAAGACGAACAGCTGATGACGAGGTCACAGCAAGTATAATGATGGCAGGTGGTGGAGTAGAAATGCGTATGCCTAAAAAGGACGGCTAA